The genome window CTTTAAGAACATAGAAGTAGGTTCCGCTGCTGAGACCGCTTGCGTTAAAGTTTACAGAGTGGCTTCCGGCTTCGCGGTATCCGTTTACTAAATCAGCTACTTTATTGCCGAGCACGTCATAAACCTGAAGCGTTACGCTTCCAGGGTTACCAACAGAGAATCTGATTTCAGTTGACGGGTTAAACGGATTCGGGTAATTCTGATCCAGATTGTATTCACCCGGTGAGGCAGCTTCAGAATTTATTCCGGTAACGCCGGATGAGAATAACATCGCCATTGAGCCGGGTGCATTAAAGAAGCCAGGCATGTTACCCTGTGAAGCTGAGATTACTTCAGCAAAATTTGCGATGGTGGTATCACGCGTAAGGTTTCCGGTAAAAGGAGCTAAATTAAACTGACCTGAACCATACATGCAGCGAACCATTGTCTGACCCGTAATTATTCCAGCCGGAAAATCTAAGGCTGCAAAAGGAGCAAGTACTGATCCGGTTACATTGATACCTGAAATATGGAGTTTTTCTGCTTCATAAAAATTGAATAATATATTTTCCTGCACTGCTCCGGTAAGAAAAATTCCGCCAAACATACGGGTGCTGTCACCGCTTACGTTAACCAGCACGGTAGAATTTACGGGAACATCTATGTTTAACTGATTTGAACCAAGCAATAAACTGCCATCCAGATAAAATACATTCAGATCAGGATTGGTGCCAACCAGACTTATCTGCATTCCGGTATGATAAACAGAACCTGATTGCGAAAGAGTGGCAAGCTGAACCGAAAGATTTTGTAAATGCAGCTTTGCGGCGGGGAAGTTTATGACGCTGTCCTGAAAAATGCCGCCATCAGCCGAGAATCCAATTGTTGAAGTAATATAATTCTGATAGACAGCTCTTCCGTTATATACACGTCCGATCATATAGGTAAGATGATTACCCACAACAAGCACATCACCTGAATTTGGAGGAAGCTGATCACCAACACTATAGCCGGTCAGGTTTGCGATTCCGCCTACGGCAAGTTTACCCTGAGTGTCAGCAGAGGGCTGAATTAAGGTATCAAGAACAAAAAGATTAAATAGGGCTGCGGCGCCAAAATTAAATGAAGCGGCCGCAACATTTGAATAATCTACCTGCACCTGAAGAAGAAGCACTGCGGAATCACCCGCGCTGATGTTGCCGGCAGTCCAGATACCTGTGGCCGGATTATATACACCTGAAGGCACGGCTGAAACGAAATCAAAAATATCAGCCAGCTGATCTGATACTTCAACACCTTCAGCATTAGCAGAGCCGGTGTTTTTTACGGTGATTCTATAGCTGATGATATCTCCGTTGTTTGCGACAATCTGATCAACAGCTTTGTTAACAACCAGATCAATCTGATTGAACCAGGTGATGGTTCTGTGGATGGTACGTGCGGCAATAGTTGGAGTTGCCAGAATAAGTTTCTGCTTTCCGTTTGGGTCTGCTACATGATAATATTTTGTACCGGCCGGAATTCCAACCGTACCTGAAACGGAAATAGTTGCATTGGTGACTCCGACGCCTGGGATTATCGTAAGAACTGGTGAAACACCAGTGGGTCCCGTTACGGTTGTTGTGCTGCTAAGCGTACCCGAAGTAGTTGAAAGCGTAATGGTAACGTTCGGCATTGCAATACCCATGTTGTCAAACGCCTGTACGGTAAAACTGATGGGGCTCCCTATTGCAAATGACTGAGCAGGAATATCAACAAAAAATGATTGAAGACTAAGCACATGTGCGTGAAGATTTGCGTCTGCAATAATATCAAGCGCCCTGGTTCTTACATCATTAGCGCCTGTAACTCCCGCAACATTCAAACCATCAGCATAATGCCATAAAGCGAGCTGAACCGCCGCAGCTTCTTTTTCCACGGTTGAGGCAGAACCCGTGTAGGGGTAGGGTTTGAAGGGATAATAATTGTTGAGAATGTAGGTAAGCATACTGTCCGTAGATGACACATCCTGATATTGCTGATTATACGCTATCAGGTTTGCGAGATCTATGCAGTATAAGTTTGTTGGATTGCCGTCAATGGTGGCATTAAAAGTGCCGGCAAACACTGTCTTGCTAAAAGGAGCCGGCAGCGTAACATTCACCCCTTTATGAGTGCCGGATACCGTTGCAATGCTTTGCACATCAGCAAACGAATGAACGCTAATTAAAGCGAATAACACAAAAGAAATAAATGAGTTGTTCATGGCTGACAGACCATTTAAATAAGTGAATAATCAATTGTTCAACAAAAGATGTGCCATATAAAGATGCCACAATTAAAGAAGTTATGGACTTGTCATACGATCCCCCTCGTCTCAAACTGAGACTTTTAGCCAAATGTATCAAATTGGTTCAGTTAAGGCGGGGATGAGTTGGAAAGGTGTTTGGGGTGTTGGCTATGTGGGGTTTGGAGGAGGGGGTGGGACAATATGATAGAATAGTCGGGTTTAAGAGGGGGTCTGAAGGTGGATTAGAAATTTAGGAATGGTGTGAAGGAGGTGATTAAGTGGGGTTGGTTGAAATCAGTTAAGTGAGAAGGCACTTAAAGGGCTTTTGCAGCAGCCTTACGGGGAGTGTAATTATAAAATAAGTTCTTCCCGAAACAGTTGTTTTTGATGCTAATTATTACTTTTTGAGGTAATTTTATAATATTATCAGTTCCTTTCAGAGACTTCCATTTTTGCCTCCAACGGATTCAATCTATTCTTCTTCGCACCAGTATGCCACGATTTAGTTTCACTTTTTAATGGAAATTTCCTGATAACCGATTGAAATAATAGCATTTATAGGTATAAAATTCCCAATACTTAACTGAATTTCGAGCAATACGCACCAAATCGACAATACATACCATAATCCTCAATAAATTGCACTTTTCTAAACATATATGTTAATTTCTGTTTGTTTTATTCCTGAATATGTGTATATTTGCACCCATGAGTATAATTAATACACCAAATTTTAGCATTCATGTATGGGGGTTTGATCATCCCCCGCCGCATTGCCACGTCCGTTTTAAGGATGGTTCAAGTGTATGTGTGACTATACCTTTTATTGAACCAATGTATGGGGCTACAATAAGTTATGCAGTGAGAAAAGCAATTGAAGATAATCTTGACGAGATTGTGGATTACTGGGATGCCTTACATCCAATTAGACAACCGAAGAGAAAAAATAAAACGAAACTAAAATGATACGCTGGACCAATACCTCATACCAAAAAATCAGGCATGCAAAATTTGCCAACGAAAATGTTGTTGTGATTTTTGAAAATGGAGACATTATTGAAGTTCCTATAGAAACTTTAATTCCGTTCGATGTTAGGAACATTGAATGGAATAAATTGCATTATAATCCATTTGAAATTATTATTCCTGCAAGCCCACATAGTTTAGAAATTCCTTGGGATAAACTAAGAGTAATGACGGACAAAGATTTTGCAAAATATCTAGCTAATAAGTCTGAAGAGCAGGCGAAACTTATAGGAGTTAAAATTAAACGTCTTCGTGAACGAAATAACCTAAGCAGTAAAAATCTTGCAGAAAGAGCTGGTGTTTCAGCACAAACAATTTCGAGAATTGAAAAGGGACACACTGATGTAAGCTTTGGAACTCTTCGTAAAATACTTGCCGCAATGGGTTTTTCATTAAAAGATTTAGCAAATCAGGAAATAGAACTAGAAATGGAAAAAACTCAAAAGAGCTTCAATGTGCTTCTGAAAAGATTGAGTTATGCAGGGATTGATTCAAATTTTCTGACACGTAAAATTATTCCAGCAAGAATACAATTTGCATTGAATGCCCAACCGCAAAGCGAACCCGCAATGTTACTTGATGAAGCCGCAAGTTATGTTTCTACTATTTATGGTTGGACACTAAACGAAATTTGGGGTAAAGAAAACTTAGTATTAGGACCCGAACCTGCTGAAATGGCTTTCTTTAAGAAACCAACAAATGCTAATGAAAATCAAGTAAAAGCATACTCTCATTATGCGTTTTACTTAGCAAAAGTTGTTTTGAAAGCATTTAACCAAAAGAACAGTATTGAATATCCTTACAGTATAGAAGAATTTAAGAATGAATATTTCAAGAATTATCAAAACATTGATTTAATTGCACTTTTAGAATTTGTTTGGAATATGGGAATATGTGTTTTGCCGTTAAGCGATTCTGGCGTGTTTCATGGTGCATCTTGGAATATAGAAGGAAGGCATGTTGTTGTTTTAAAACAAAACACACAATCACATGCTAGGTGGATTTTTGATCTGTTGCATGAGTTGTATCATGTGTTTATGCACCTAGATAAAGTAAACACATCAGTTGTTGAAGTTCAAGAAATGAATCCATTTTCGAATAATGAGTCAATGGAAGAACTTGAAGCAAACTCATTTGCAAATCAAGTGATATTTGGAGGTCGAGCGGAAGTTCTTACCGAAAAATGTGTGACCCTTGCGAAATACGACATCAAAAATTTAGCAAAAGCAGTTTCACATATTGCCAAAAGAGAAAGGGTAAGAGAAGATTTTCTTTCAAATTATTTAGCTTTTAGATTGAGTTATCAAGGTGAAAATTGGTGGAGTACTGCAAATAAAATGCAAGTGACAGAACCAAATCCATTTACTGTTGCATCAGATTTTTTGAAAGAGAAAATACAAATACAAAAACTCACCCCTATGGACTTTAGTTTATTGAACTCAGCACTTGCAAACTAAAACAACAATATTATGGCAAAGAAATTTAAAAGAGTTCCTCCAGATATTCCAGTTTCAGATTTAAGTCCACTGAATATATCGTGTGGCAGCACAAAATGTGATGACGGACTTCACTGTTTTAAAACCAGCGAAAGAACCGCAAAAAAATTTGGCAGTCACGGAGTTTGCAAAGAATGTGGTACAAGTTTGATTGATTGGAAAAGAGTCCATCTAAATGATATCAATGATGCTAAATTCATTTTCGAATCTATGAAAAATGAATTGATAAGACATATTTACTGGCATACTCCAATAGAACAAGATGCTATTACAAATGCTCTGAAATCAACTAGAAATGAACTAAGAACACATGCAAAGAGAATATTAAAATCAAAGATTGGCAGTTCTAAGAATGCTTGGGATGGCAGACAAACGCCAATGACAGGCAACGAAATCGTGCATTATGCTCAACACGCAACGGCAACTTGTTGCAGAAAATGTTTAGAGTATTGGCATAACATAAAAAAAGACGAAGATCTAACAGATGAGCAGTTGGAATTTTGCACTGAGCTTGCAATGCTCTATATAGAAGAAAGAGTGCCGAATATTGATGATAAAAGATCAGAGGAAAATGGCAAATCTTGATACTGAAGTTATGTCCTCAAGTCTGAGAGATAAAGCAATTGATATTGATCGAAGAGCAATATTGATTACTAATTTTTCAGGCTCAGAACAAGAAAAAGATTTAACTGAACCGGCTAATTGTAATGGCTTTGGGAGGGTTCGTCATTTTAAACTTGATGCGGGAAATGATTGGATAAAAAACCCGTTACCCATTTTACCGGCAGCAAAAGCATTAGGTTTAAAACCAGATTCACAAATTCGAGCTCAAGTTTTTCAAAATTCAGTTTGCAATTGGCGTTGTTGGTATTGTTTCGTTGATTATAAACTGTTGAAAGGTGATACAAAGCATGCTTCATTTCTAAGTTGTGATGAAATGGTGGATTTGTATTTAAAAGAAGAGAATCCTGCCTCAGTGATCGATTTAACGGGTGGACAACCTGACTTGACGCCTGAGTGGGTTCCCTGGATGATGCAAACATTAAAAGAGAGAGGATTGAATGAAAAAATATTCTTATGGTCAGATGATAATTTAAGTAATGACTACTTATGGAAATATTTAAGTAATAAGCAAATTGATTTAATGTCTAACTATAAAATGTATTCAAGGGTCTGTTGTTTCAAGGGGATTGATGAAAAGTCTTTTTCACTTAACACAAAGGCAGAGCCAAAATTGTTTTTAAAACAATTTTATTTATGCCAACGTTTATTGCAAATTAATCTAGATTTATATTGCTACATCACACTGACTGCAAACACGGACACAAAGTTTGACATGGTTGTTCCAAAATTACTGGATATTGTACAAAATATTGACGAAGCACTACCATTACGAGTTTTGCCTTTAAGAATATTTAATACGTTTACACCTATTGTAAAAAGAATGGATGATGGGTTTAACGATATGTTGCAAGGTCAATATATTGCACTAGCCGTTTGGAAAAAAGAAATGGCGAAAAGGTTTACCGCGGAACAATTAAACCAACCTATTACGGAAATTAAATTAAAAAAATATTAGCTATGCATAATGAATACATCAATAGTTTGATTTTACGGCTTTGTAAGCAACCTCGAACTTTTGAATTCATTTCAAAGAATTTCAGTGGACACGACCCAATCCAACTAAGGGATGCCCTTGAAATATTAGAGAACAAAGGATCGTTATATAAGCAAAGCGATATGTGGTCCGTAAAAGAGGATAAGAAAACACCCACTTTTGATTTACTTTCAGAAGACCCACAACTTTACCTAAAAAAGTACATGGGGTACTTTGATTTTCTAAAAATTCCACATCCTTTAGATTTTGAGTGGAGAAATTCTACTGCAAGTTTGAATTATTTGATTAATGAAATTCAAGAGATAAATTCTGTAAACGACAGAATTTTATTATTGGGAATGCCAACACTGTTTGCGACTGCGTGTATAAAAGATATCCCTCAAAAAATTACTTTGGTTGAAAGAAACAAACCCATTGTGCGAGGTTTATCGAAATTAAGCGCTGATAAGGTTAGATTTCGAATTCTTGAAGCAGATATTTTTGAAGTTTCACCCAAAGCTATTGGTAAATTTTACAGTGTAATAATGGATCCACCTTGGTATTCACCTCACTTTTATCAATTCATGTGGTTGGCTGCTCAATGTGTTGAATTGGGTGGGGTTATTGGTATAAGTTTGCCACCTATCAATACTCGACCTAAAATTGAAAAGGAAAGAATTGATTGGTTTTCGTTTTGTCAGCAACAGGGCTTGTGTTTAGAAAATTTGTTTGCTCAGAAGTTGCACTATGCAATGCCATTCTTTGAGTTTAATGCTTTTCGTTCAGCCGGGGTAACAAATATTTCCCCTTTTTGGCGTAAAGGTGATTTTGCGTTATTCCGCAAGGTTCATTCTGCTGCCATTGAAAGACCTGAATTTAATGAAACAAAACCTAAATGGGTTGAAAGGGATATTGATACTGTCCGAATAAGGGTTAAGGTTGATGAGTGTTCTGTAACTAATGATTTGGAAATACTGAGCCTAATAAAAGGTGATATACTTCCAACGGTGAGTACCAGAGATAAACGAAGGGACCTGGCGAATGTTTGGACTTCGGGGAACAGAATATTTAAAGTGAATAACACAAAGAAATTTGTTAAGTTGCTTGACGATTTTAAAACTGGTAAACGAATAACGAAAGAACTAAAACTCGTTGCAGATTTTGTAAATGCAATTACAGGATTTGAGAAAGGAGAATACAATAACTATCTAGACTGGCTATATCATGAAATGGAAAGGCAAACTAATTAATTACTTGATTGAACAACTGAAGGAAGATTCTCAATGGGGAAATACTATTGAGCACTTGCTGTTTGATCTGTCTATTGGAATTCACTTGGCAATTTTTAATGAGCCGTTTTTATCTCTTGTTTATAAAAAGGAAAAGAAAATTGAATCAAGGTTTTCGGTAAATCGAAGAATTCCATTTGAAAGAGTAAAAAAGGGTGATGTGATTATTCTGAAAGAATCCGGTAGTTTTGTTACTGGTGTTTTTGTTGCAGGTGAGGTAAATTTTTTTCATTTGGCAGATAAAGAGACTCTCAAATATATTGAAGCGAATTTTGGAAAAGCAATTTGTGCAGATTATGATACTAACTTTTGGAAAAACAGAGCAAAGTCAAAGTATGCCACTTTAATTGAAGTAAAAAAGATAAAAAAGATAGCACCATATAAAAGTGAAAAGAAAGATAGAAGCGGGTGGTCAATTTTGAGAGAAGGAATTTCGGAAGACCTGTTTACACAATCAAAATGAAGTTAAAGTCTATAATCACAATAAGTGGTCGTATCT of Ignavibacteriales bacterium contains these proteins:
- a CDS encoding choice-of-anchor A family protein, translated to MNNSFISFVLFALISVHSFADVQSIATVSGTHKGVNVTLPAPFSKTVFAGTFNATIDGNPTNLYCIDLANLIAYNQQYQDVSSTDSMLTYILNNYYPFKPYPYTGSASTVEKEAAAVQLALWHYADGLNVAGVTGANDVRTRALDIIADANLHAHVLSLQSFFVDIPAQSFAIGSPISFTVQAFDNMGIAMPNVTITLSTTSGTLSSTTTVTGPTGVSPVLTIIPGVGVTNATISVSGTVGIPAGTKYYHVADPNGKQKLILATPTIAARTIHRTITWFNQIDLVVNKAVDQIVANNGDIISYRITVKNTGSANAEGVEVSDQLADIFDFVSAVPSGVYNPATGIWTAGNISAGDSAVLLLQVQVDYSNVAAASFNFGAAALFNLFVLDTLIQPSADTQGKLAVGGIANLTGYSVGDQLPPNSGDVLVVGNHLTYMIGRVYNGRAVYQNYITSTIGFSADGGIFQDSVINFPAAKLHLQNLSVQLATLSQSGSVYHTGMQISLVGTNPDLNVFYLDGSLLLGSNQLNIDVPVNSTVLVNVSGDSTRMFGGIFLTGAVQENILFNFYEAEKLHISGINVTGSVLAPFAALDFPAGIITGQTMVRCMYGSGQFNLAPFTGNLTRDTTIANFAEVISASQGNMPGFFNAPGSMAMLFSSGVTGINSEAASPGEYNLDQNYPNPFNPSTEIRFSVGNPGSVTLQVYDVLGNKVADLVNGYREAGSHSVNFNASGLSSGTYFYVLKANGTVLSRKMALLK
- a CDS encoding DUF4160 domain-containing protein — encoded protein: MCIFAPMSIINTPNFSIHVWGFDHPPPHCHVRFKDGSSVCVTIPFIEPMYGATISYAVRKAIEDNLDEIVDYWDALHPIRQPKRKNKTKLK
- a CDS encoding ImmA/IrrE family metallo-endopeptidase; amino-acid sequence: MIRWTNTSYQKIRHAKFANENVVVIFENGDIIEVPIETLIPFDVRNIEWNKLHYNPFEIIIPASPHSLEIPWDKLRVMTDKDFAKYLANKSEEQAKLIGVKIKRLRERNNLSSKNLAERAGVSAQTISRIEKGHTDVSFGTLRKILAAMGFSLKDLANQEIELEMEKTQKSFNVLLKRLSYAGIDSNFLTRKIIPARIQFALNAQPQSEPAMLLDEAASYVSTIYGWTLNEIWGKENLVLGPEPAEMAFFKKPTNANENQVKAYSHYAFYLAKVVLKAFNQKNSIEYPYSIEEFKNEYFKNYQNIDLIALLEFVWNMGICVLPLSDSGVFHGASWNIEGRHVVVLKQNTQSHARWIFDLLHELYHVFMHLDKVNTSVVEVQEMNPFSNNESMEELEANSFANQVIFGGRAEVLTEKCVTLAKYDIKNLAKAVSHIAKRERVREDFLSNYLAFRLSYQGENWWSTANKMQVTEPNPFTVASDFLKEKIQIQKLTPMDFSLLNSALAN
- a CDS encoding DUF4186 family protein → MAKKFKRVPPDIPVSDLSPLNISCGSTKCDDGLHCFKTSERTAKKFGSHGVCKECGTSLIDWKRVHLNDINDAKFIFESMKNELIRHIYWHTPIEQDAITNALKSTRNELRTHAKRILKSKIGSSKNAWDGRQTPMTGNEIVHYAQHATATCCRKCLEYWHNIKKDEDLTDEQLEFCTELAMLYIEERVPNIDDKRSEENGKS
- a CDS encoding radical SAM protein, with the translated sequence MANLDTEVMSSSLRDKAIDIDRRAILITNFSGSEQEKDLTEPANCNGFGRVRHFKLDAGNDWIKNPLPILPAAKALGLKPDSQIRAQVFQNSVCNWRCWYCFVDYKLLKGDTKHASFLSCDEMVDLYLKEENPASVIDLTGGQPDLTPEWVPWMMQTLKERGLNEKIFLWSDDNLSNDYLWKYLSNKQIDLMSNYKMYSRVCCFKGIDEKSFSLNTKAEPKLFLKQFYLCQRLLQINLDLYCYITLTANTDTKFDMVVPKLLDIVQNIDEALPLRVLPLRIFNTFTPIVKRMDDGFNDMLQGQYIALAVWKKEMAKRFTAEQLNQPITEIKLKKY